A window from Vulcanimicrobium alpinum encodes these proteins:
- a CDS encoding MBL fold metallo-hydrolase translates to MRDLDLWIDSMRPRSRCYVSHGHSDHAREHDTIVTTPANARICRSRFERSLAHAKQMALLPARGRPACDFEERNFNEPWEDGRHRLTLFPAGHVLGSAQLLIEGDAGRFVYTGDFKLARSYTCEPPEVKRCDVLLMECTYGRPQYVFPSRDEVEDALVTFATKALEDGVAPVLMAYSLGKAQEAMAILGKAGVPLTVHGAVHAIARCYEESGVRLPPYERYDAVTYDGTRALIWPPSGKRLPKALAGKRSRTAMLSGWALDASAPFRYGVDVCIPLSDHADYAALLRYIELAQPSKVLLNHGWRDFVWRLRRMGIDASYLEANEQLSLFS, encoded by the coding sequence GTGCGGGACCTCGATCTCTGGATCGACTCGATGCGTCCCCGTTCGCGCTGCTACGTCTCGCACGGGCACAGCGACCACGCACGCGAGCACGACACCATCGTGACGACGCCCGCCAACGCGCGGATCTGCCGCTCGCGCTTCGAGCGCTCGCTCGCCCACGCCAAGCAGATGGCCCTGCTCCCGGCGCGCGGCCGGCCCGCCTGCGATTTTGAGGAGCGCAACTTCAACGAACCGTGGGAGGACGGCCGGCACCGGCTCACGCTGTTCCCCGCGGGCCACGTGTTGGGCAGCGCGCAATTGCTGATCGAGGGCGATGCCGGACGCTTCGTCTATACCGGCGACTTTAAGCTGGCGCGTTCGTACACGTGCGAGCCGCCCGAGGTGAAGCGCTGCGACGTGCTCTTGATGGAGTGCACGTATGGCCGCCCGCAATACGTCTTCCCGTCGCGCGACGAAGTCGAGGACGCGCTGGTCACGTTCGCGACCAAAGCGCTCGAAGACGGCGTCGCGCCGGTGCTGATGGCCTATTCGCTGGGCAAGGCGCAAGAAGCGATGGCGATCCTCGGCAAGGCGGGGGTTCCGCTCACCGTGCACGGCGCGGTGCACGCGATCGCGCGCTGTTACGAAGAGTCGGGGGTGCGCCTGCCGCCGTACGAACGCTACGACGCCGTGACGTACGACGGCACGCGCGCGTTGATCTGGCCGCCGTCGGGGAAGCGGCTACCGAAGGCGCTCGCGGGGAAGCGCTCGCGCACCGCAATGCTCTCCGGCTGGGCGCTCGACGCGAGCGCGCCTTTCCGATATGGGGTCGACGTCTGCATCCCGCTGAGCGATCACGCCGACTACGCTGCGCTGCTGCGCTACATCGAGCTCGCGCAGCCGAGCAAAGTGTTGCTCAACCACGGCTGGCGCGACTTCGTCTGGCGCCTGCGCCGCATGGGCATCGACGCCAGCTACCTGGAAGCCAACGAACAGCTCTCGCTCTTCTCGTGA
- a CDS encoding alpha/beta fold hydrolase yields MFDGFTLTRIDTGEAEIRVRHGGSGPPLLLLHGHPQTHVMWHLVAPRLAREFHVVAMDLRGYGESSKPPTTEDHEPYSKRAMARDCVAVMRALGHERFAVAGHDRGGRVAYRLALDHPERVTKLATLDIIPTGEHFRRTDMRFALGYWHWFFLAQPAPLPETLIGANPDFYFAGRPNRKNVFAPEALDDYVRCLRNPETIHAACEDYRAAATYDYALDEADRGVRKIAAPMLALWGTRAEVGTWYDVLAVWRDWCDDVRGHAIDAGHFLAEEDPDATHEALASFFRP; encoded by the coding sequence GTGTTCGACGGCTTCACCCTGACCCGCATCGACACGGGCGAAGCGGAGATCCGCGTGCGCCACGGCGGCAGCGGTCCGCCGCTGCTGCTGCTGCACGGCCACCCGCAGACGCACGTGATGTGGCATCTCGTCGCGCCGCGGCTGGCGCGCGAGTTTCACGTCGTCGCGATGGATCTGCGCGGGTACGGGGAGAGCTCGAAACCGCCGACCACCGAGGATCACGAGCCGTACTCCAAGCGCGCGATGGCGCGCGACTGCGTCGCGGTGATGCGCGCGCTCGGGCACGAGCGTTTCGCCGTCGCCGGCCACGATCGCGGCGGGCGCGTCGCGTATCGTCTCGCGCTCGATCACCCGGAGCGCGTGACGAAGCTCGCGACCCTCGACATCATCCCCACCGGCGAGCACTTCCGGCGCACCGACATGCGCTTCGCGCTCGGCTACTGGCACTGGTTCTTCCTCGCGCAGCCGGCGCCGCTGCCCGAGACGCTCATCGGCGCGAACCCCGATTTCTATTTCGCCGGCCGCCCGAACCGCAAGAACGTGTTCGCGCCGGAAGCGCTCGACGACTACGTGCGCTGCCTGCGCAACCCGGAGACGATCCACGCGGCGTGCGAAGACTACCGCGCCGCGGCGACCTACGACTACGCGCTCGACGAAGCCGACCGCGGCGTGCGCAAGATCGCGGCGCCGATGCTGGCGCTGTGGGGAACGCGCGCCGAAGTCGGCACGTGGTACGACGTCCTCGCCGTCTGGCGCGATTGGTGCGACGACGTCCGCGGCCACGCGATCGACGCGGGACACTTCCTCGCCGAAGAAGATCCCGACGCGACGCACGAAGCGCTCGCATCGTTCTTCCGCCCTTAG
- a CDS encoding Lrp/AsnC family transcriptional regulator: protein MITALVLLNVEPGRVRSLAEELLEIDGVTECYSVAGPYDLVAIVRVREHEQLSDLVTERIASCSGINATETLIAFRAFAKRDLGMVWDIGSE, encoded by the coding sequence ATGATCACCGCGCTCGTGCTGCTCAACGTCGAACCCGGCCGCGTCCGTTCGCTGGCGGAAGAACTGCTCGAGATCGACGGCGTCACGGAATGCTACAGTGTGGCGGGGCCCTACGATCTCGTCGCGATCGTGCGCGTGCGCGAACACGAACAGCTCAGCGATCTGGTGACCGAGCGGATCGCGTCGTGCAGCGGGATCAACGCCACCGAGACGCTGATCGCGTTCCGCGCGTTCGCCAAGCGCGATCTCGGCATGGTGTGGGATATCGGGTCCGAGTAG
- a CDS encoding ATP-dependent DNA ligase encodes MRRSLPHDARLVRPRPRRLARRDPLGDLCRDPKGQLARRVIGCGVIAFARTCAAIAATASKLEKIALVGDYLRTLDDADVQAAARYFTGNPFPQAQERSLAVGGRTLIDAAVAMWGIDDAALAVAYRASGDLGAALGQFVRPSPDLGLFRETLTPSRLYALLVEIADAAGKSAQKRRRILCERIFSACTEPLEATYVIKIMTGELRIGLREGLVLDAVAGFARDPRAVRRAAAIAGDLGAVALAAKHDTLDQLAIAYHAPIAFMLASPIAYGSEYTELVSSAWLVEDKYDGIRIQAHVTPRRISLFSRTLNDVAASYPELVEALRALPGSCALDGEIVAIRDGRVLPFRFLQARLQRKDVAPDLLREVPVRLICFDALALDEEFLLDLPLAERRTRLAEVLAHADERTVAAAPWTALEERAAAETVHERFEASRERGNEGLVFKRTDSPYTPGRRGKSWLKLKRELATLDCVVVAVERGHGKRVGVLSDYTFAVRAGDDLAVIGKAYSGLTNVEIAEMTAWFEAHRLPPDEAHASYRRLALKRREILVEPSIVVEIAFDIIQRSELHASGFALRFPRIVRLRPDKRPQDADTVERVAEIYAEMLEREGMGDR; translated from the coding sequence GTGCGTCGATCATTGCCTCACGATGCGCGCCTCGTTCGACCGCGTCCTCGTCGTCTCGCGCGCCGTGATCCCCTGGGCGATCTTTGTCGCGATCCGAAAGGCCAACTGGCGCGCCGTGTGATAGGGTGCGGCGTGATCGCGTTCGCGCGGACGTGCGCCGCCATCGCCGCGACGGCGAGCAAGCTCGAAAAGATCGCGCTCGTCGGCGACTACCTGCGCACGCTGGACGACGCCGACGTGCAGGCGGCGGCGCGATATTTTACCGGCAACCCGTTCCCGCAGGCGCAGGAACGCAGCCTCGCGGTCGGCGGCCGCACGCTGATCGACGCCGCCGTCGCGATGTGGGGGATCGACGACGCCGCGCTCGCCGTTGCGTATCGTGCGAGCGGCGATCTCGGCGCGGCACTCGGACAGTTCGTGCGGCCGTCGCCCGACTTGGGACTCTTCCGCGAGACGCTCACTCCTTCGCGGCTCTACGCCCTCCTCGTCGAAATCGCAGATGCCGCAGGGAAGAGCGCGCAGAAACGGCGGCGCATCCTCTGCGAGCGCATCTTCTCCGCCTGCACCGAACCTCTCGAAGCAACCTATGTCATCAAGATCATGACCGGCGAGCTGCGCATCGGCCTTCGCGAAGGTCTCGTGCTCGATGCCGTGGCAGGGTTCGCACGGGATCCGCGCGCGGTGCGCCGGGCGGCCGCGATCGCCGGGGATCTCGGCGCGGTCGCGCTCGCCGCAAAGCACGACACGCTCGATCAGCTCGCGATCGCCTACCACGCGCCGATCGCGTTCATGCTCGCCTCGCCGATCGCGTACGGCTCCGAATACACCGAGCTGGTATCGTCGGCATGGCTCGTCGAGGACAAGTACGACGGGATTCGCATCCAGGCGCACGTCACACCGCGGCGCATCTCGCTCTTCTCGCGCACGCTCAACGATGTCGCCGCCTCCTATCCGGAGCTCGTCGAGGCGCTGCGCGCCCTGCCGGGCTCGTGCGCGCTCGACGGCGAGATCGTAGCGATCCGCGACGGGCGCGTCCTCCCGTTCCGCTTCCTGCAGGCGCGGCTGCAGCGCAAAGACGTCGCGCCGGATCTGCTGCGCGAGGTCCCCGTGCGGCTGATCTGTTTCGACGCGCTCGCGCTCGACGAGGAGTTCCTGCTCGATCTCCCGCTCGCCGAACGGCGGACCCGGCTCGCCGAGGTCCTCGCGCACGCCGACGAACGCACCGTCGCCGCCGCACCGTGGACGGCGCTGGAAGAACGCGCCGCCGCGGAGACGGTCCACGAACGGTTTGAAGCGTCGCGCGAACGCGGCAACGAAGGCCTCGTGTTCAAACGAACCGATTCACCCTACACGCCGGGCCGGCGCGGCAAATCCTGGCTGAAGCTCAAACGCGAATTGGCGACGCTCGACTGCGTCGTCGTCGCGGTCGAGCGCGGCCACGGCAAACGCGTCGGCGTGCTTTCCGACTACACGTTCGCCGTGCGCGCCGGCGACGATCTTGCCGTGATCGGGAAGGCGTACAGCGGGCTCACCAACGTCGAGATCGCCGAGATGACGGCCTGGTTCGAAGCGCACCGCCTGCCGCCCGACGAGGCGCATGCGTCGTACCGGCGGCTCGCGCTGAAGCGCCGCGAAATCCTGGTCGAGCCCTCGATCGTCGTCGAGATCGCCTTCGACATCATCCAGCGCAGCGAGCTGCACGCGAGCGGGTTCGCGCTGCGCTTCCCGCGGATCGTCCGCCTGCGCCCCGACAAACGCCCGCAGGATGCCGACACGGTCGAACGGGTGGCAGAGATCTACGCCGAGATGCTCGAGCGCGAAGGGATGGGCGACCGCTGA
- a CDS encoding BlaI/MecI/CopY family transcriptional regulator — protein sequence MSSRRKADLGKVLGTRQASIVEYLWAHGPQSVSELHRGLSEREDLAYTTVFTELTRMLKKGLVAKGNDGGSHLDVRYRAAVTREDVVARIVAQTLGGLISAHGPAAVHGFVDAVANDGAALAELRRLLHDRSRKRR from the coding sequence ATGAGCTCGCGCAGAAAGGCCGACCTCGGCAAAGTCCTCGGCACGCGGCAGGCCTCCATCGTGGAGTACCTCTGGGCGCACGGACCGCAGTCCGTCTCCGAACTACACCGCGGCCTCTCCGAGCGTGAAGATCTCGCCTACACGACCGTCTTCACGGAACTGACTCGGATGCTCAAAAAGGGGCTCGTCGCCAAAGGCAACGACGGCGGTTCGCATTTGGACGTGCGTTATCGCGCGGCGGTGACGCGCGAGGACGTGGTAGCGAGGATCGTCGCGCAGACGCTCGGCGGGCTGATCTCCGCGCACGGGCCCGCCGCCGTGCACGGGTTCGTCGATGCGGTCGCGAACGACGGTGCGGCGCTCGCGGAACTGCGCCGGCTGCTCCACGATCGTTCGCGCAAGAGACGGTAG
- a CDS encoding NUDIX hydrolase codes for MNERRLRAWRVISSAYPITTPFLRLRADRVELPSGAIVDEYYVRESHGFSVVFATTSDDRVVLVRQYKHGIGEVVTELPAGGVDPGESPESCAVRELAEETGYAGSPAEHIRTFITDPTNSNSRFHLYRIRDAERKFEPYPDPTEDIEVLLATRDEVRAMALDGRIAAGSQVAAVLVALAAGP; via the coding sequence ATGAACGAACGGCGACTGCGCGCCTGGCGCGTCATTTCCTCGGCCTATCCGATCACGACGCCGTTCCTGCGCCTGCGTGCCGACCGGGTCGAGCTTCCGAGCGGCGCGATCGTCGACGAGTACTACGTCCGCGAGTCGCACGGCTTCTCGGTCGTGTTCGCGACGACGTCCGACGACCGCGTCGTCCTGGTGCGCCAGTACAAGCACGGGATCGGCGAGGTGGTGACCGAGCTCCCTGCGGGCGGCGTCGATCCCGGTGAGTCGCCCGAGTCGTGCGCGGTGCGCGAGCTCGCCGAAGAGACGGGCTACGCCGGCTCGCCTGCCGAGCACATCCGCACGTTCATCACCGATCCGACGAACTCGAACTCGCGCTTCCATCTCTATCGCATCCGCGACGCGGAACGGAAATTCGAACCCTACCCGGACCCCACCGAAGACATCGAGGTGCTGCTGGCGACGCGCGACGAGGTGCGCGCGATGGCGCTCGACGGCCGCATCGCTGCGGGTTCGCAGGTCGCCGCGGTGCTGGTCGCCCTCGCGGCCGGCCCTTAA
- a CDS encoding metallophosphoesterase gives MMRPAAAAETFALADGVLALPGGFALLATSRVLICADAHLGYEDVMGGGSALPLWSTDEIVAAIAIAVQRHDAREIVFLGDAIHGAGMSPGAARHVAAALATLRGFARVTVIAGNHEGRTRGVAILGATVERCERDGWTLLHGDRPDAGARRTMIGHLHPSLQLGGGSTAPAFLGSASLVVVPALTPYSPGLDVTGDACLAALAPWNLGRRDLHVVAAGADRVFPFGTLSALRGALYGTHLARRGGIRRRRLRPDR, from the coding sequence GTGATGCGTCCGGCCGCCGCTGCCGAAACGTTCGCGCTCGCCGACGGCGTGCTCGCGCTCCCGGGCGGCTTCGCGCTGCTCGCGACGTCGCGCGTCCTGATCTGCGCCGACGCGCACTTGGGCTACGAAGACGTGATGGGCGGCGGCTCGGCGCTCCCGCTGTGGTCGACCGACGAGATCGTCGCCGCGATCGCGATCGCGGTGCAGCGTCACGACGCGCGCGAGATCGTCTTCCTCGGCGACGCGATCCACGGTGCGGGGATGAGCCCCGGCGCCGCGCGCCACGTCGCGGCGGCGCTCGCGACGCTGCGCGGCTTCGCGCGCGTGACGGTGATCGCGGGGAATCACGAAGGGCGCACGCGCGGCGTCGCGATCCTCGGCGCGACGGTCGAGCGTTGCGAGCGCGACGGCTGGACGCTGCTGCACGGCGACCGCCCCGATGCGGGAGCGCGGCGCACGATGATCGGTCACCTGCATCCGTCGCTGCAGCTCGGCGGCGGCTCGACGGCGCCCGCATTCCTCGGCTCCGCATCGCTCGTCGTCGTCCCCGCGCTCACGCCGTATTCGCCTGGCTTGGACGTCACCGGCGATGCGTGTCTAGCGGCGCTGGCGCCGTGGAACCTCGGCCGCCGCGACCTGCACGTCGTCGCGGCCGGCGCCGATCGCGTCTTTCCGTTCGGCACGCTCTCGGCGCTCCGCGGCGCCCTCTACGGGACGCACCTTGCACGCCGGGGCGGGATCCGGCGCCGCAGGCTCCGGCCCGACCGTTAA